The Crateriforma spongiae DNA window GATGCATTGGTCCACAACGAATCGTCGACGTCCAAACGGATTTCGTATTCGCCTTCGCGGGTACAGTCGTCTTCGCCGCAAAAGTGTGGCACTTCGCTGACCCAAACGATCCGGTATAGGGGGACGTGCTTGTCATCGATAACGATAAGCGGCGATTGCGACATGTCGTGACCTCATTCATCGGATGAATCGGTATCGCGGAAAACGGTCCCGCGTGTCGGCGGATGAACTCCCGGAGCTTCCTCTTTTTCCGCATTCCCGTGCTCGACCGCTACGTTCTGCAGTTTACAAGAAGTCGTCGAGATCGTAGCCGGGACTTTCGCGAATTTCGCTCGATCGGGAACCGAAGCGATCGAGCGTCCAAATTTCTGGGGCGTTGAATCGTCCGCTGCGGCGCACCTCCGAGGGGTGATTCCGCCGATCAATCACCGGAGCATTCGACGACGCGTTTGGGCAAGCATCCGATCTGGCGTCAGTAGCGTGGCACGTCCGCATCGATTTGTTGGCTCCACAAGTCGATCCCGCCAGACATGCTGGTTGAATTCGAAAATCCACTTTGTCGCAATGCAAACACCGCGTGCAGGCTTCGCACCCCGTGGTGGCAATAAACGATGATGGGACGATCGCGATAAGGTTCCAGTTCACCGATCCGACTCGGGAACTCGCTTAGTGGAATCAGCTTGGCTCCCTGGATCCGTGCTAGTTCAAATTCGTCCTGCTCTCGGACGTCGACTAGCACCACGTCCGGATTCTCCTGGATTGCGGTTTGTGATTGGACAACGGTGATTTCCAAGGGGACATCAGAATCGGGCAAAGCAAAGTCTCTGTCGGGCAAACTTAGGGCAAGGCGAGCATTGGGTCAGATCGACAAACGGATCACCTATTGAGACGGCGGCTGGTTGGGGGGCGAAATGGAGGCCAGGATCCGCGTGTGGAAGATGATTTGATCGGGGTACATGGAAAACACCATGTCCGGATAGAACGCCGAGATCAATCGCTCCAGCGAGACCGTGTCACGCCGTGTCGAACTGTACGAATTGATCATCGATTCGGACAAGCTGATGCGATGATCGGATTGATTCAACCCGGCCAGTTCCCTGGCACGCTGTTCCGCCGCTTTCATCGCTTGTTGCACCATCGTCAAACGTTTCTGGGTGGTCAAGTTAGCGGCAAACAACGCGATCGGGCGTGATATTTGGCTGGACGACGGTGAATAGATCACTGATCGCGAAGATGACGATGATTCCACCAAGTCCTCCGGTGGAAGGACTTGTAAAAGGTTTTGAAGTTGTTGTTGACCTTCGACCAAGTTTGATTCTTGGTCGAGTGCTCGGTCGTCCATTTCGTCCAAGATCAGCATGACACAGCGGGCGATCGTTTTCGGTTCGCTGGTGACGCCGTTGCGAGCCCGAAGAGCAATGGAACTGACGGACTGCGATTCCGGACCGGCGGAAAAGAACGCGGAGTGTATGTGAGCTTGGTCGCACCCCATTTCCGCTGCGGCACGTTCAATGACCAGCCGGCGTCGACGCAAACCTTCGATCGCGTCTTGGGAATCGGTCGCGCTGCTGGTTAAGGGAATCACCAGTGCGATGTGTGTGGGGGCCAACGCGGTCTGGCTGACATGCTGGATTGAAAAACGATGCGCCGTGTCGGTTTGACTTGCGGCGTTCGCACCGGCCGGATTCACTTTCGCGGTCGTTGTATCGTCGGCGCTGACCGATCGATGTTGGCCGGTCAACAACAAGCAGATGATCACCACCGTGGCAGCGACAAGCCGGTGAACGTTTGCGAACGACATGACCATGACCCCTCGTGAATAGACCCAAAAATCGGCTGGCAAAACCGAGAGACATCATAGCCAATCCACCACTCTGAAACATAAAACGACCACCGCCAGGAAGCGGCGGTCGTGTCATTTCAGGCACGGTCGCGATTCGCGTGATTGAACGCTGAAACGCTACATGGTCGGGGCCGGCGGGCGTTCGCCAAATTTGGCTTCGTAGCGTGCGGCGAACGCCTCAAAATTCTCCGGATGGCACTTGAAACACTGCGAATCTGGTCGGTTGTGTTCATCGCACCAGTCACCCTTGGCCTGGAAATCGGCCAACAGGGATGTGTCACATAGTGGGCATTCGGATTCGGGGACTCCGTGTTCGCGGCACCACCAGCCACTGTGATCATCCGCCATCGCCACGACTTCATCACCGCCCTGGCCATCGACCTGTTGTGTGGACAACGATTCGTCGCTTTCGCTCTGGCAACCGGTCAACAGACAGGCTCCGGTGCAAAGAACGACAGCCATGAAATGGTTCGTATAACTCATCACGATTCTCTCTCAGAAGACAACAAGGAATGGCCCGCGTCCGCAGATGCGGAACTTGGGCCGGAAGGAAGGGATGTGCAGCCCGTGCCAAGATCATCAGCACTTCTTTCCGCCGATGACGTCAGCGATGGGCGATCGGTGGGTGGGCGATCGGTGGCATCGCGAACGACCACGTACAAGACTCGTAACACCAACAACGACATCACGGTCGCACTGATAACGCCACCGATGACTACGGTGGCCAACGGACGCTGGACTTCGGCACCCATGCCATCGCTGAACGCCATGGGGACAAAGCCCAACGCGGCGACCAGAGTGGTCATCAGCACCGGACGTAAACGTGTCATTGCCGCTTGATGAACCGCTTGCTGAAGCGGAACGCCTTGGCGACGCAACGCTCCGATGGTCGACACCAACAGCATGTCGTCCAGCACGGCGACGCCCGACAATGCAACGAATCCGATCGCCGCACTGATCGAAAACGGCATGTCGCGAATCCATAAGGCAAAGATTCCGCCTGTCCAAGCGAACGGGATTCCGGTGAAAACACGGACCGTGTCAATCAGATTGCCATACGTCATGTAGAGCAGGCTTAGGATCAACGCCAGCGCGATCGGTACGACGATCATCAGACGCTGTCGCCCGCGAATCATGTGTTCAAACTGGCCACCGAATTCGACGTAGTATCGGGACGATGGCATGACGATGTTTTGAGCGATCGCGGCCCGGGCTTCTCGAACAAAGCTGCCGACATCACGCCCACGAACATTGACCGAAACGGTGACGCGGCGTTGTCCCCATTCGCGGGCGATCTGGGACGGGCCGGTGGTTACCGTGACGTCGGCCAAGCGTTCCAGGGGGATTTGTTGGCCGCTGGGTGTGGTCACCGGGATCGATCGAATCGACGGAACATCATGTCGCGCATCGTCGATCAAGGTCACGGTAAGCGGGAATCGCAATTGGCCTTCGAAAACGTCACCGACCGGTCGGTTTCCGATGGCCTGGACCAGGTCCAACACTTCCGCTGCGGCGATCCCGTACCGGGCGATTTCGTCTTGGCGGATGCGGACCTGAAGCATCGGTTGGCCGGTCAACTGAGTCGCGCCGACGTCGGCGGCCCCCTCAATTCGCAGCAATTGTGTCTCGATCTCGCCGGCCTTTTCCGCCAGCGTCTCCAGGTCATCACCGTAAAGCTTGACGGCGATGTCAGATCGTGAACCGGTGCCCATTTCATCCAGCCGCAACTTGATCGGTTGGGTATAGGCAAGACGCTGTCCTGGCAGATCCCGCAACACTTGTTCGATCAATGCGGTCAATTCGCCCTGTGTGCCCGCTTTGACCCATTGGTCGCGTGGGCGAAGCGTGATGAAGACATCGGTCAGTTCCAATCCCATCGGATCGGTGGCGATCTCCGCTGATCCGATGCGGCTCCAGACGTGCGCGACCTCATCGGGAAACGATTCCAAGATGGCGCGTTCCATTTGGGTGTTGAACCGAATGGAATCTTCCAGTTCCGTTCCCGCCAATCGAACCACATTGATCGCAACGGCGCCTTCGGAAAGCTGAGGCATGAACTCGGTCCCCAGATTCGGGGCGATCATTCCAAACGCCACGACCAGCACGCCGGCTGCTAACCCGATCACCGCCAGCTTTTGGTTCATCGTGAACCGCAACACCGGTTCGTAAAGCCGTTGCAGCACGCGGACAAGCCATGGTTCGCGTCGGATCACGCGTTTGGGCATCAGTAGGCTGGCCAACACTGGCATCAGAGTCATTGACATCAGCATCGATCCGGCCAAAGCAAAGATGACGGTCATCGCCATCGGCCGAAACATTTTGCCTTCGATGCCTTCCAGCGTCAGAATCGGCAGGTACACGATCATGATGATCAGTTCACCGAACAGCGTCGGGCCTCGGACCTCCATGGCCGCATCGCGGATGATTTCCAACCTTGATTTGCTCTGTCGTTCACCGACGATGCCCAGGTGGCGGACGCAGTTTTCAATCATCACCACTGAACTGTCGACGACCAGGCCGAAGTCGATGGCGCCCAGGCTCAGTAGGCTGGCCGCGATGCCGAATCGCCACATGCCGGTGAACGCGAATAGCATCGACAAAGGAATTGCCAGTGCGACGATCAGGCCGGCACGCAGGCTGCCCAGAAAGATAAACAAGATGGCCACCACCAACAGACCGCCTTCGAAAAGGTTTCGGCGGACTGTTTCGATCACCGAATCGACCAGTTCGGTGCGGTCATACATCGTGACCAATTGCATCCCGCTTGGCAGGTTGTCACGGATTTCTTCGATCTTGGTCTTCAGTTCGTGGGTGTACTGATGGGTGTTTTCGCCCATCAGCATGAACCCCAAACCCATCACCGCTTCGCCACGTCCGTCGGCGGATACCGCGCCGCGTCGAATTTCATGACCGATGTCGACGTTTGCGACATCGCGGATGCGAATCGGCGTTCCCTCGGACGCTTTGACGACGATGTCGCCGATCTGTTCGACGTTGGTGGTCCGGCCGATTCCTTGGACCAGCAACATTTCGCCCAGTCGATCGATCTTGCCACCACCGACGTTTCGATTGTTCTGTTGCAAAGCGACGATGACATCGGTGAACGTCAGTTGACGGGCGATCAGGCGTGCCGGATCAACACGCACTTGGAACTGTTTTTCAAAGCCGCCCCAACTGTTGATCTCTGCCGTACCGGCGACGGTTCGAAGTTGTGGTTTGACGATCCAGTCTTGGGCGGTTCGCAATTCGGTCAACAAACGTTGGCGCTGTTGCGGTGACAGTTCCGTGAAATCGACGTCTGGATACGTCAGGACGTAATGAAAGACCTCTCCCAAGCCGGTTGCGACCGGCCCCATCGTTGGCGGTGACACTCCAAAAGGTAGTGTGACGGTGGCCAAGCGTTCGGCGACAACTTGACGTGCAAAGTAGATGTCGGTGTCGTCATCGAATGTGACGACGACTTGTGAGAACCCGAACTTGGAAACCGAGCGAATGTTCTGAAGCGACGGCATGCCGCTGAGAGCTTGCTCGATACGGTAGGTGATTTGGCGTTCAATCTCCTCCGGTCCCAGGGCGGGCGCGGTCGTGTTGATCTGCACCATCACCGGCGTCGTGTCGGGGAACGCGTCAATGTCCAGTTGGGACAGCGCGTACGCCCCGGTGCCGAACAATGCGACCAGGCTTAGCAACACCGCCGCACGGTGTCGCAGGGACAGTTCAATCAGATGCTTCAGCATGTCGATGGACTTAGCGACCGCAGGTGCATCCGGCGCCCAAATTGCCACGCAGCAATTGGGCTCTCAGGACGTCGCTGCCCTTGGTTGCCACGACTTCGCCGGGAAGAACGCCGGCGATGATTTCGACAAATCCGGCCTGTCTCGCGCCCGGGCGAACCGACCGGGTGACAAAGAACTTTGGTCGGTCCTTTTCAAAAAATCTGGAGTCACGCACAAAGACCACGTGCCCGTCCCCGTCCCACTGCAATGCGGTTTCGGGCACGACGATCGAATCGGGTTCCTGTCGCAAGATGACTTGGCCCAATCCGAACGACTCGTTGCGCAAACTCTGGTCTGGGTTTTTCAATACCGCGCGGACCGCGACGGTGCGTGTGGTGGGATCCACATCGGTGCTGATCCAGGTCAATTGTCCTTCGTGCGTTTTGTCTTGACCGTCAGGACGATAGCGAACGGTTTGACCCAGATGAACCCATTCGGCCTGTTCAGCGGGAACTCGCAAATCCAGCCAAACTTGACGCGTGTCGACGACGCGGAAAAGCTCATTGCCGCGATTGACCACTTCGCCGACATTGGTGCGAAGTTGGGTTACGACGCCTTGCAGCGGAGCGGCGACGACGATCAGATTGGATCCGGAAAGGTCTTGTGGCCAAGCCTCATTGGATTCCGGACGTCCCAGACGCCGGACGGTCATCTTTGCCGCTTCCAATTCAAGCGTTCGCAAACGATCGATATCGATGGGCAGTCCCAGGTTGGCCAATCGTCCGGCCGCGTCGTCCACATCGGCACGTGCCTGTTGCAACTGGTTTTCAGCATCCAGAATTCGCTTGCCTGAAACGGCGCTGCCGGCCAACGGACGCAAACGACGAAGGTTGTCGCGACAGAAATGTTCGTGCGAAAGCGCCGCTTGCAATTCGGCTTTGATTCGTCCGGCTTCGGCACAGTCGACAATCCCCAGCGTCTGGCCTTGGTCGACCCATTGCCCGATTTGGACCAGGATGCGTTTGACCGTTCCATCGGCCGGCGGCGACACCTGAGCCAGCTTGGTTGCATCGTACCGAACGATGCCCGCCGCATCGATGGATTCGATCACGGTGCGGCGGGTCACCGGTTCGACATCCACGCCGGCCTTCTCCATTGCCTGCATCGAAGCGAATTGAATGCGGACACCGGCGGTGCTGCTGATCGGCAAGTTCGTCGGGCGCGGCATGGACTGAAGCGCGTGATCGGCACGCCGCAGATCTTGATCGGTCACCTCGGCCGGTTGCGATGTTTCGGCCAGTGTCGGATTTTCCAATACGCACCCGTGGACGCCGTGCGTATTGCAGTACGTCAACGAAGGTGCGTCGTCCAGCAAGTTTGGCCGACAAACGATACAGATTTCTTCGGGGACACCGTGGCTGGGGCACCAATTTGCCTTCGCGTCGGGCGTCTGGTTCGCCGTCAACGTTGAAAAACTTGGCAGCGTCCATCCGGTGGCATGACCGTACCAAGCCAAGACGCCTAGCACCGCGAAAACGCATGCCGTGGGGATCCAGCTGGTGGCTTTCCATACGATCGTACGGATCGATGTCGCGGGACGTTCCAGCGAATCGGACGGCTTGGGATTGGACACAGAAACGGTGGGCGGCATCACATTGCCTCCGTGGGCGGTACGTCAGGAATCGTCGGAACGTGATGTTCCGACGCTGCGTGCATGCCCGAAGCGATTTGACGTCATCAATGGTCACCGTAGGACCAGACGTCAGGGACAGGCACGTGTTGAAATCGACAAAACCAAGGGGTTCGATCGATCGTTACAAACGCAACGTGCACTGAAGCAGCAAGCGGTCTTTCCCGCCGATCGACAGACCCACGTCGTCATGCGAACGTCGAAGGCGTATCTCGCGAGGCATGATCGGGTGGTCCAAACCATCGTTACCGTCGATGAAATGGAACAGGTCCGTCGGACGTGTCGAATCCACCACCGCATCGGGCAGCAGAGCCCCATGACAGATGCAGTCGTGGCAATCACCCGGACAATCCACCGGTTGCGGATCGCCAGTATCGTCGACCAGTTCATCAGCCGCGTCGGTGTCGCAACCACAGCAATGGTCGCAAGCGAACGCAGCACCAGCGGGTACGTTGGTGCCGATACCCAACGTTGATGCACCATCAACCGCCGCTGCACAACAGCACCGATCCAGTGCCGGACAAGCCAGCACGGTAAGGATCAGACACAGATGCAGAAAACGCTCGAACAAGTCGCGAAACTATGGTGCGGGGATAACGGAAGAATCGGAGGGGGGAGGCGATGCGACCGCAGCATTGAAGGTCGCCGGCCGGGCGTGGCTGGGTACCAGTGCTATACAAAATGTCGCTAAGCAAACCGCGGCCAAACGATCGTCGTCGCCTACCTTACCCATTGTTCAAGCCATTTCCGGCCAGGTCAACTTTGAAAATTGTGTCGATTCACTCCGGCAATGGCGGGTCGGTGAATTCCGCAAGGGTCTCTTCCTGCGATTTATCCTCCAAAGAACCAATGATCGGAGTGCTTTCGATCCCGTCATCACTTTGGTTGACCGTCGACGCCAATTCAAGCGATTCGACGTGCGACGACAACGACGGGTAGGTGTATTGCTCGAAAGTCTGCAGAAAGCTTTCTCGCAATTCCTGTCCGTGTTCCCGGTCGATCACGTTCTGTTCGATGGCATCATCAATCGCGACGCACAGGCGATCGCTCAGGTCCGCGACGTCGTACTGCAGGTATTCCAAGACGCGTCCCACGGTGTCACCACCAATCGCGGAACAGATCACCGGGCCACCGTCTTGGAACTCGACGTGGACCGCGTTGGTGTCGCCGAACAAATTGTGAAGGTCCCCCAAAATTTCTTGATATGCCCCCACCAAAAAGACGCCCAGGCGATACGGATTGCCGGGAATCAAACGGTGCAACCGCAGTGTCTGGCAACGCTTGCCCCCACACACAAATTCATCAATCTTTCCGTCGCTATCGCATGTGATATCGCCCAAAACTGCGTGACGCGTTGGTTCTTCTTGCAAACGATGGATCGGCATGATGGGGAACAGATGCTCAATCGCCCAAGCGTCGGGTACCGATTGGAACAACGAAAAGTTTGCAAAGTAGGTGTCCGACAGCATCCGGTTCAGCGATTTCAACTCCTCCGGCATCTCGGGCAATTCATTGGCCAAGTCTCGCACCTTGTGGCAAAGTGCGAAGTAAACGTTTTCGGCCGCGACGCGCTGTTCCAGCGGCAGATAACCGCCGCTAAACAAATTCATGCAAAGGTCCAGCGACACCTGCGCATCGTGGAACGATTCCATCAGGTTGTCCGCGTTCAGGTGGCTGAACGCCCACCACAAATCATGAACCGGCTGTTCATACGACTCCGGTGGTGATGTTCCTTCGTCATCGGATGTGGCCGTTGCGGTCGCCCAGTCCGGCAGTTCCGGTGAACCTTGCGCGGCAACGCCCAACGTGTCAAAGACAAGCACGCTGTGTTGGGCAGCCACCGACCGCCCGCTTTCGGAAAACAGTTCCGGATGCGGAACGTTCGATTCATCGCACACCGTTTGGATTTGATACACGATGTCGTTGGCATACTCCTGCATCGAATAGTTCATGCTGGACTGCGAATCCGATTTGGAACCGTCGTAATCGATTCCCAGTCCACCGCCGACGTCCAGGTGACCCAGCGCCGCTCCGCGTCGGTACAAGTCGACGTAAATCCTGGCTGCTTCCAAGATTGCGGACTTCAGTTGACGAATGTTGCCGATTTGGCTGCCGACGTGAAAATGCAACAACTGAAAACAGTCGCCCATTCCCATTTCCAACAAGTGATCCAAGCACTGGGTGACCTCCGCGACGGTCAGGCCGAACTTGCTGCGGTATCCGCCGCTGGCCTGCCAACGCCCGGAACCACGGGTCGCCAGTTTGACCCGGATACCAATCCGCGGACGCACACCGGCGGCATTCGCCAGACGCAAAAGGACGTCCAACTCGCTTCGTTTTTCGATCACCGGAAAGACTTTGCGGCCCAGTCGCTGGGCGGACAATGCCAGGTCGAGAACCGCTTCGTCCTTCACACCGTTGCAAACGATCGGTGAATCCGGCGGTGACATCGCGATGGCCGCCAACAGTTCCGCTTTGCTGCCGGCCTCGATTCCGAATCCCAGTTTGGCGCCGGTTTCGACGATTTCCGCGACGACGTCTTTCTGTTGATTGACCTTGATCGGAAAGACGCAGCGATAGCGGTTTTGGTACTGATGGTCGTCGATCGCCTGGCGAAAACAGTGGTCCAAGCGATGCAAGCGATCACGCAGGATGCCGCCGAAGCGAACCAAAATCGGCAACCGCATTCCGTCGGCCACCAACGATTCGATCAATGCGTGCAGATCGACCGACGCCTGAGGGTCGCGATCAGGCGATACCAGTACCGTGCCGTCGGGTGATACATGGAAATAGTCGTCGCCCCATCGATCGATCCCATATTCGTCCACTGCGTTCTGAATCGACCATGCGGTACTGATGGATTGCGTCAATGCACCAAAGCCTTCGGAGAATAACGTCGGCGGTCATCCAAAAGATGGGACAACCCAAAGCGCGCACAGTATCCAAACGGCATTTGATTTGGTCTAGCAGCGATTCGCCAGAATTTTGATGTCTTTTGGGGCATCCATCTGTGGTTCACGCCGTCTTGCTAGGACGGGCCTGACGACGCAATCTTTGCCTCCACTACCGTGTCCGTTCCCGGTGGTGTGTCGATCAAAATCGCATCGGTGTGATCGGGCGTAGGCCGGTGTCGTCCCGGTCGCACCCGTTTGCCGTTTAGCAGTGTTCCGATTGGCGTGTACCGAACGAGGTATTGGTAACTGATCAGCAAGACCACGGAAGTCACGACGCAAATGATCGGTAGTTTGATGTAGGGCGACAAATCCCAATCGCGGACCCACGCCTGGACCAACAAGATGACCGGCATGTGGGCGACGTACAGCCAATACGATGAATCGGACAGATACCGCATCACGGGGCTGTGGGCGTGGCAATAACGACGAAACAGTCCCATCATTCCGATGGACATCAGCCAAGCGTAACCGGCTTGGCACAGCAGGCCGACGATGCGATGCGTCTGGTTTCCAGCACCGCCCCAGGTCAGCCCGACAGGAAACAAAACGGCTAACGAAACCAGCAACATCGCCGGCCAGTGCCGCGACAACCGGCCCGTTGTGTCATCGGCGCGGTAATACAACGCGCCGAAGAAAAAGAACACGGCGTAATAGGCAAGCACGACCGGCAATGGCAGCAAGCCGATCGAAGTGTCAGGACCGAATTGGCCCGCGTTGCTTTTCATGGACGCTTGCAGGAGTGCGGTCACCGGCACCACCAGCACGATCACCCAAAACGCCGATGCCGCCCACATCGTCGGTAATGCCCATGGAAGACGTCGATAGATCCACACGCCGATCACAAACCCGACGACTAGGAAGCACAGGAACCACAAAAACCATAGATGCAAAAACACGGGAACGAAAAACAACGCGGCCAGCAATGCTTGCGCTGCCTCCTTTGCTTGGTCGGCTGATTCCGCTGTCGTTGCTGAGTCGATGGACTTCTCCGGAATCCACTGGGCGATCCTTTGGCGACCGGCTTGAACCGCTTCCTGCTTCACGGGCGCTTTGACAAAGCCGGCGATCATTTTGGTCAGTGACCAAGGTGCCTGCATCACATCAGCCGGAGTCTCTCCCTTGTAGTTGGCCAAGGTCGGGTCGGCACCATTGCGGATCAAAACCTCCGCTGCATCGTCACGCCCCAAAAACGCGGCCAACAGAAAGGGCGTCGCACCATCGTCGGATCGTGCATTGACGTCCTGGCCGTCGTCGATCAACGCCTGGATTCGGTCGGGCTGGTCCATGATCACGGCCGCCCAAAGGTTGTCGGCGCTGGCGTTGGCATCGGCGGGTTGCTGGACGAACGCCGATACGATCCACACCGACGGGATGATGGTGAACAACCCCAAAACCAAAGGTAGAAAAATCCGCCGAAATCGATGCCACAGCAAAGCCGGGATGCCGCGTCGTCGCAGCAACATCATTGTGAAAAAACCGCTGATCAGAAAAAAAAGCGGCATCCGAAAGCCATGGATCATCGACAGAATGACGCCGAATCCGTCGGCTTGCCGGCTGTCTTGCACCGCCCAACCCGATGCCACCGGCAAGAACGAAATCATGCCGTGCAACACAATGCCCAGCAGCATGGCGACCGCTCGCAAGGCATCCAGATCATGTCGGCGCGGATCGGAAAGAATGGCGGCTTTCGACATGGCACGGATGCTGATTGATTCGGCGGGGCGACGGCGGGAAAAGGCCGGTGAAGGATCCGTTCATGACAGAACCCGGCTAAGTGTGCCCCCAAACGATACCGCTTTCGCCGGGACCGAATGAATCTTGGCAATCCGGCCGATTAAATATTGCCGTGCGTTGATCCGACAGGCTTTCGATGCGAATCCGTCAACGCAAATTCGTGATCGATCTGGACCCGACGACTACTTTCCGCCTTTTAATTCATCGTGCAGGTATTTCGGCAATGGGCTGGTGGTCGACCAACCGCCATCGACGACGATGTTTTCACCGGTGATTTGGCCGGCCCGCTGGTCCGCCAAAAACAATGTTGCATAGGCAACGTCACCCACGTTACCGACGCGTCCCGATGGGCACACGCTGGCCCAGCCGTCGGCGTATTCCTGGTCTTCGGAGGTGCGCTCGTTCAACGTGGCGCCGGGCGAGACGACGTTGACGGTGATGCCGTGCGGCCCCAGTTCATCGGCCAATGAAATGGCCAAGTGGCGGATCGCTGCTTTGGTCATGCCATACGAACTGGTGTGGGCATGGGACTGCATCCCGCAAACCGACGACATCAGTACGATGCGTCCGGCGGTCTTGGCGGCGATCATCTGCTTGGCAGCTTCTTGCACGCTGAAATAGGTGCCGCGCATGTTGACGTTCATCAAATAATCGAACTCGTCGGGCTGTACCTTCAAGAACGGGGCAAAGACGGTGATGCCCGCATTGGCAACCATCACATCCAGTCCGCCGTGTTGGGCACTGAAATCACGAACATGGCCCTGAATCGCTTCGACATCGGCCACGTCGCAGGGATATCCGGTAATGTCCGCGCTGGGGTACTGGTTGCGAAGCGCTTCGACAGCTTTGGCCGTCGTTTCGTCGCGTCGTGCGTTCAGGCCAACGATGGCGCCTTCGGCAGCGAACTGGCGGCTGATCTCGTAGCCGATGCCGACCGATGCGGCAGTGACAAAGACTCGTTTATTCTCAAAACGCAATGACATCGTGGGCGTGATTGGGGTGAAGCGATGAAGAAAGCATGACCCGGTCGCGACCGACCGCCGACGGCATGATCTTAGCGATGATCGACTGGCCTTGCCCACGCCCTGGACGTTTGCCGTGTTCCCGTGAGTCTGTCTTAAGGACGCTGAATCAAGTACCACAGCGTCTTGTATTTCGGACCCAGCTGGATCCCCGATCGGTCGCCGGCCAAACGAACCGGTACTTCGGTTTGCGGTTCGCCCGATGCTGTAAGCGATGTCACGTTGACCTTTCCAGGAATCACCACCGATGCGCTGATGCCCTCGGCGATCGTCGGTGCGTCGCCCCAGTCGGTGCCCACACTGGTGCGAGATTCATTCCACCGCATGCCGGTGTTTTCAACGCGTCCGACCAGAACCAGCAGCATTCGTTCGGAGGTTTCGATCGGCCGGTTGTCCAACGAAGCCAGGCCGAACGACGCAAATTTTCGGTCCAGCCCCCGAACAATCAGCGAAACGTCACCAAGCTTGATCGTGTGATCGGCCAACTGTCCGACGGCAGCTCGCACCGTGGGAGCATTGACGACAAAGGTCGCCGGGCCGCCGCCCTTGTTGTCACCCGGTTGCCAACGGACTTGGCTTGTCTGTGCGGTGGCATCGGTGACGGTCTTCCGCCTGATCACGGGCGTGTCGGTGTGGCCCACTTTGACTTGCAGTCGGTGTTTCATCAGCCAATCGTCTTGTGCTGCCGCCGCGGACCAGTGATCGCTAATCGATGCATCGGCGTGTGTCGCATCGGTCGGGATCTGCAACGTCATGGATGTTGCCAACGGGTGGACCCCACCCTGACGGAAAATCTGTTTTGCGATGGGCAGCCACACCAAGTGCCCGGGGTGATTGGCCAATTCGAAGTACGAATCAATACGTGGAACTTCCGGAGCCTCCGATGAATTCATGTACGAAAACTGATAGATCGCGTCCCAATCCTGCATTGCCGCTACCGACGACAGGATCGGAAACATCTCGACCGCCGATTCGTTTGGCGCC harbors:
- a CDS encoding rhodanese-like domain-containing protein yields the protein MPDSDVPLEITVVQSQTAIQENPDVVLVDVREQDEFELARIQGAKLIPLSEFPSRIGELEPYRDRPIIVYCHHGVRSLHAVFALRQSGFSNSTSMSGGIDLWSQQIDADVPRY
- a CDS encoding efflux RND transporter permease subunit, with protein sequence MLKHLIELSLRHRAAVLLSLVALFGTGAYALSQLDIDAFPDTTPVMVQINTTAPALGPEEIERQITYRIEQALSGMPSLQNIRSVSKFGFSQVVVTFDDDTDIYFARQVVAERLATVTLPFGVSPPTMGPVATGLGEVFHYVLTYPDVDFTELSPQQRQRLLTELRTAQDWIVKPQLRTVAGTAEINSWGGFEKQFQVRVDPARLIARQLTFTDVIVALQQNNRNVGGGKIDRLGEMLLVQGIGRTTNVEQIGDIVVKASEGTPIRIRDVANVDIGHEIRRGAVSADGRGEAVMGLGFMLMGENTHQYTHELKTKIEEIRDNLPSGMQLVTMYDRTELVDSVIETVRRNLFEGGLLVVAILFIFLGSLRAGLIVALAIPLSMLFAFTGMWRFGIAASLLSLGAIDFGLVVDSSVVMIENCVRHLGIVGERQSKSRLEIIRDAAMEVRGPTLFGELIIMIVYLPILTLEGIEGKMFRPMAMTVIFALAGSMLMSMTLMPVLASLLMPKRVIRREPWLVRVLQRLYEPVLRFTMNQKLAVIGLAAGVLVVAFGMIAPNLGTEFMPQLSEGAVAINVVRLAGTELEDSIRFNTQMERAILESFPDEVAHVWSRIGSAEIATDPMGLELTDVFITLRPRDQWVKAGTQGELTALIEQVLRDLPGQRLAYTQPIKLRLDEMGTGSRSDIAVKLYGDDLETLAEKAGEIETQLLRIEGAADVGATQLTGQPMLQVRIRQDEIARYGIAAAEVLDLVQAIGNRPVGDVFEGQLRFPLTVTLIDDARHDVPSIRSIPVTTPSGQQIPLERLADVTVTTGPSQIAREWGQRRVTVSVNVRGRDVGSFVREARAAIAQNIVMPSSRYYVEFGGQFEHMIRGRQRLMIVVPIALALILSLLYMTYGNLIDTVRVFTGIPFAWTGGIFALWIRDMPFSISAAIGFVALSGVAVLDDMLLVSTIGALRRQGVPLQQAVHQAAMTRLRPVLMTTLVAALGFVPMAFSDGMGAEVQRPLATVVIGGVISATVMSLLVLRVLYVVVRDATDRPPTDRPSLTSSAERSADDLGTGCTSLPSGPSSASADAGHSLLSSERES
- a CDS encoding efflux RND transporter periplasmic adaptor subunit — its product is MPPTVSVSNPKPSDSLERPATSIRTIVWKATSWIPTACVFAVLGVLAWYGHATGWTLPSFSTLTANQTPDAKANWCPSHGVPEEICIVCRPNLLDDAPSLTYCNTHGVHGCVLENPTLAETSQPAEVTDQDLRRADHALQSMPRPTNLPISSTAGVRIQFASMQAMEKAGVDVEPVTRRTVIESIDAAGIVRYDATKLAQVSPPADGTVKRILVQIGQWVDQGQTLGIVDCAEAGRIKAELQAALSHEHFCRDNLRRLRPLAGSAVSGKRILDAENQLQQARADVDDAAGRLANLGLPIDIDRLRTLELEAAKMTVRRLGRPESNEAWPQDLSGSNLIVVAAPLQGVVTQLRTNVGEVVNRGNELFRVVDTRQVWLDLRVPAEQAEWVHLGQTVRYRPDGQDKTHEGQLTWISTDVDPTTRTVAVRAVLKNPDQSLRNESFGLGQVILRQEPDSIVVPETALQWDGDGHVVFVRDSRFFEKDRPKFFVTRSVRPGARQAGFVEIIAGVLPGEVVATKGSDVLRAQLLRGNLGAGCTCGR